The genomic DNA GAAGGAAGGGGTGCGGGAATTCGAGCGCGCGAGGCCCGACCTGGTCATCCTCGACCTGATGATGGAGGACGTCGACTCGGGGACCCGTCTCCTCGACGAGTTGAAAAAACGGGATCCCGCCCTGCCCGTCATCATGCTCAGCTCGACCGGCGACTACTTCGGCGACATGATCGATACCACGGGGCTCGGGCTGCAGGGGGTGTTCCAGAAACCGGTCGACCCGAAGATCCTCCTCGGACTTCTTCGGGCGAAGCTGGGGCGGCCGCCCGCGGACGGCGCCGGAAAGGGATAAGTTGATCCCGGAGCCCTTCCTGCTGCCGCTGGACAGGGAACTCCAGGAACGCCTGCAGTGGCTTACCCGCCTGCGATGGGTCGCGAGCGCCGCGATCCTTGCGGGGATCCTGGCGGGGCCATGGCTCCTCGGCATCCCCGTGCCTCCCGTTCCTCTCCTCGCCGTGGCTCTCACGCTGATGTCCTACAACCTGGTCCTCCAGCGGAACCGTCAGTGGATCGCGTCGACGCCCGCGCGAACCCGGAAGGCCGTCTACCTCCAGGCGGGACTCGACTGGGTCGCGTTGACCGCCATCGTTTACCTGACCGGCGGCATAGCCAGCCCCGTATGCCTCGTCTACGCGTTCCACCTGATCGTAGGCGCCATCCTGCTCTCGCGGAAGGCGTGCTACCTGCTCACCTGCGCGGCAAGCTCCCTCCTCGGAATCCTC from Thermodesulfobacteriota bacterium includes the following:
- a CDS encoding response regulator: KEGVREFERARPDLVILDLMMEDVDSGTRLLDELKKRDPALPVIMLSSTGDYFGDMIDTTGLGLQGVFQKPVDPKILLGLLRAKLGRPPADGAGKG